The following nucleotide sequence is from Endozoicomonas sp. GU-1.
GAAAACACACAGTCTACGCCAAACTTTCGTTTGGTATTCTTGCTGAAGCCATGACGGTCACGAAGCTGGTTGCGCACTTTTCTTGCCAGAGGGTCATGCCAGGTTTTGGTCAGATCGGTGATCTGAATCTGGGTAGGATCCATCTGTCCGCCAGCACCGCCAGTGGTGATGATTTTGATTTTGAGACGTTTGCAGTGAGCGATCAGCGCCGCCTTAACCCGGAAGCTGTCGATGGCATCCAGCACATAGTCAAACTCGTTGGTGATCAGTTCCTGAAGATTATCTTCCGTAATAAAGTCTTCAATGGTCTGACACTGACACTCGGGGTTTATCTGGGTAATGCGCTCGGCAATCACCTCAACTTTTGAGCGGCCAATGGTGTCCGTAAGCGCATGCAATTGGCGATTGGTGTTGGTTATACAAATGTCGTCCAGATCGATCAGGGTGATGTTACCCACCGCCGTTCTGGCCAGGGCTTCTGCTGCCCAGGAGCCAACACCACCA
It contains:
- the tcdA gene encoding tRNA cyclic N6-threonylcarbamoyladenosine(37) synthase TcdA, producing MPAASSPSNSFNDRFGGIRRLYGNRAVDQLRQSHVCVIGIGGVGSWAAEALARTAVGNITLIDLDDICITNTNRQLHALTDTIGRSKVEVIAERITQINPECQCQTIEDFITEDNLQELITNEFDYVLDAIDSFRVKAALIAHCKRLKIKIITTGGAGGQMDPTQIQITDLTKTWHDPLARKVRNQLRDRHGFSKNTKRKFGVDCVFSTEQAVYPQADGTICQTKPTGEGSMKMDCASGFGAATAVTATFGFAAAARIIEKLAKTD